The following is a genomic window from Deltaproteobacteria bacterium.
TCTCACCGTCGTATTTCAGTAGTCCGACGGGGTTATACGACCACGCTTCCGTGAGCAGGAAATAGACAACGCCGGTCGTCGTCACGAGCATGTCGCCGACGTGCCGGGGAGCGATCCAATCGCTGCGGTCGAAAAGCTCCCCCTTTCTCAGATGCGTCAGGCGCTCTATGTTCTGGTTCCAGATCCACACGTCTCCGGCTGTCGAGTAGGCCGTGCGATCATTACTGCTGTGTTGAGGATCGCCGCAACGATCGAGCCGCAGGCCGCCGTCCCGATACGTGAAGAAAAACTCCCCGCACGCGTGTGACGACGCAAACGCAAACACCCCCGTGCCCGCGCCGGTCTCAAACGTCTGTCCGCTGAGGGCCTTGGTATCGACGCAGGAATCTTCGTCGCTGTCATCGGCCGTGAAGCACGACGCGCTCGCGACGAGGGACGCGAGCGACAAAAGGAGCAGAAACGAACGCCGTGATTTCATGACGAACTCCTATTTGCCCCCTCAGCGGTATCGACCGGAAATCGCTTTTCACCAGCACGACAATTTCAAATGGCTTTCGCCCTCGACATCCCCAATACGGCCAATCAGGAATGTCACGGCGATCTATCCATGTCAATTCACCTTGAATAGACCTTCCCGCGAAATACGGCGGAGAGCGGATTCGTGGATCTTCAAGAATCGACGGATGACGAACGGGGATTCCCTCGGTGGACGCGCGCGGGGCGAAATGGCATGAATGGCTCGATGCATTTCCCCGGAACCTCCGGAAGAAAGATTCTCGCCGCGATCGGTTTCGCGTGGCTGGCGGTTTCGTTGTCGCTCGCGAACGCGCAGGAAGGCCCGAGCGGGCGCGACGTCGGCGGTGCGACCCCCGCCGCGACCCCCGCACCGACGCCTGACCTGACCGAGAAGGCCCGTTCGAACGACAGGCGTTTTCTTTTTCGTCGCGACGACTTCTATGTGGCTCGCGTCGTGGTCGACCGCAGCCTGCTCGCCTCGCTCATCGAACTCATGCCCGACAATGTGGGCCTCGCGCGGCAACTCGCGTCGTCGTCGCAGGAGATTCTTCGTCATGCACTCGACACGCAACGCCAGATGGCGCGGGGCGACGCGGCGATCATGGTCTTCAAGGACCCCGGCCAGACGCAGGCCGTGCGTCTGTACGGCCTTCGTTACGAGAGCGCCGCGCTCGGCCGCGCGGTGATGGGTTATTATTTTTGGGAGCCGAATCGAAGCGCCCCCGAATATTTCGATGAAAACGGCAACGCATATCTGCCGCGCCTGCGCCGTTCGCCCATCGAGGGATACACGCGGCTCGGGCGTCTTTTCGGCCAGGGCAACGCGACCTTCACCGAAATCCTGGCCGACAAGGGGACGGAGGTGGTCGCGCCATTTCCGTCTCGCGTCGTGCGGGTCAACTGGCGACCGAAGGAGCAGGGCGACTGCGTGGAACTCGAATACCTCGGCACCGGCGTTTTCGCGACCTTCGCGGGGCTCGAAAGCGTGTCGATCAAGGTGACGGCGGGCGCCGAACTCGACGCGGGCGCATTGATCGCCAAGGTCGGTGCGCTCGCCACGGGCCAACCGACGGGACTGCGTTACGAGCTGCGCTCCGCTCCCGGGGACGACGCCCCGCGCATCGATCCCTTCGCATTTCACCTGTCCGACCCCTATCGGATGAACGCGACGAATCTCGCGCTGTTTCGGATCGTGAAGACGAAAATCGACGAGCTGTTCGGCGCGGCGATCGACCGCGCGAAAGCGCCCGACGAGTCACCCACGCCCGCCGCCGCGGACTGAGCGCGGTTAGACCTCCGGCTCGCGGTCGCGATGACGAATCTTCGGTTTCGCGAGCAGGATGAGCGCGGGCGTGACGAACAGGTCGGCGAGCAGGGCGATGGCGATCATGAGTGCCGAGAGCCAGCCGAAATCGCGGTTCGCCTTGAAGTTCGACGTGACCAGCACCAGGTAGCCCATCACGAGCACAACCGACGTGAACACCATCGCGCGCCCGGTGCCGCGCATTGAGCGACGCACGGCATTCGCGTGATGCTCATCCTGCGCGTATTCGTACCGAAAACGCACGAGGAAGTGGATCGTGTCGTCGACGGCAATACCGAGAGCGATGCAGAACGTCACGGCGGTCGTGGGGTTTAGCGTGACCCCCGCGAAACCCATGAGTCCGGCGACATAGACCAGCGGGATCAGGTTGGGAATCATCGACAGGCCCGACAGGCCGAGCGAGCGGAACTCGAACCACATCATGAAAAAGATGATGCCGAAGGCCGACAGCAGGCTCGTCACCATGTCGATGACGAGGCGATCGACGAGCACCACGATCATCGGACCCGCGCCGGTGATGTGAACGTCGAGATCGGGATCGATGTCGCTCGCGACAAACCGGCGCAGTTCCTTCGAGACGGCGTCGAAGCGCCGCTGGCCCATGTCAGGCGTACGCGCCGAAATCCGCGCCGTGGTCTCGTCGAACGTCATGTAGGGCGCGGTCGGATCGGGACTCGACATCGAGTAGAGCAGGAGCGACTGCGAGACGGCCTCGCGCGTTTCCGGGATGCGATACACGTCCGCGCCGCCGCCGCCCAACAGGCGCTGCATCTCTTTCACGAACTCCGCGAGCGACAGCACCTTTCCCATCTCCGGGATCTCGCGCATGCGCGTCGCGATGCGGTCGATCTCGCGCAGGACGGCGGGATCGGTGACCGGCCGGCCGCTTCGGCTTTTCACGGAAATCTCGAATGGAACCGCCGAACCCAGATGCCGGTCGAGGTATTCGTAGGATTGCCGGATTTCGGTTTCGGGACGCAGGTCCTGCATGAAATAATATTCGCGCTCGATCATCGCCGCGCCGAGCGCAGCGACGAGCATGAGCCCGACGCCGATGCCGACGATCGGTTTCGGTCGGCGGATCACGAGGTCGGTGATCCGGCGCAACATTTCGGCGACCGTTCCGTGGTCGAAAGCGCGCGTGCGTTCCGGTGTGGGCGGCGCGATGCGCGAGAGCACCGCGGGTACGAAGACGACGTTGATGATATAGGCGATCATCACACCGGCGGCGGTGATGAATCCGAACTCGCGCACGACCTTGTTGCTCGACGTGAAGAGCGAACCGAAGCCGACGGCCGTCGTCGCGCTGGTCCAGAAACATGCGATCACGATTTTTCGCGTCGTGGAGATGAGCGCGCGCCTGCGGTCAGGGACCTGGGCGTACTCCTCCTTGTATTTGACCATCAGGTGGATCGCGTCGGAGATGCCGTACACGAGGATGATCGACGGAACGACGTTGGTGAGCAGATTGATCGTGACACCCGTCAGACGCATCAGCGCCACGGTCATCAGCGTCGCGGCCGCGACCGTGGCAAGCGGCAACAGGACGCCCGCCGCGCTGCGCTGCGTGAACCACAGAACGACGATCAACATCAGAATGACGAGCGGTGTGAAGATCAGGATATTGAGCTGCGCGTAGTGAATGTACGCGGTGCGCAGCACCGGCGTGCCGCCGAGGTGAAACGCTCGATCCGGTTTCGCGTACGCCGCCATGCGTTCGCGAAACCATGTCTCGAACTCGGCGCGGGCTTCGTGATTGTTGGATGTAGACCGAAGCCGCACGGCGATCGCGGTGGTTTTCGTGTCCTTCGAGACAAGGTTTTCGGGCAGAAACGGATTGGCGAGCGCCTCCGCCCGCAGCGTTTCCAGCGTCGCGGGGTCGTCGGGCACCACCTCGACGAACGGGCGGATGTCGATCTGGTCGCCCGCGACGCGGGGGAACATGAAGGTCGTGAGAGAGAGAACCTCCTCGACCGCCGGATGATTCCGGAATTCGAGGCTCAGATCGCGCACGTCGCGCAGCACGTCCGCGGCGAAGACGTCGGTCGCTTCGACGGCAAGCAGGTAGGTCGCGTCGTCCTCGCCGAACTGCTTCTGGAATTCCTCGTAGACCACTCGCTCGGGGTGCCGGTCGGGAAGCAGGTTCTCCATGTTGAAATCGAAGACGACGCCGGTCGCGGCGACGCACGACGCGATAGTGAGCGCGACCGTCGCCGCGATCACCACCGGGGCGTTTCGCAGGATCCACTCGACCGGAAAACGCATGCGCCTCACCGAAAGGAAGCGCGCAGAATGGGAACGGCGGCCGATCGTGTCAATCGGCCGCCGTGCGGGCAAAGACGCCGGAATCGGCGGAGGTCGGGCCCGAGACCGATTCGTCGGACCAGGCCGGTCGTGGTCGGCCCGGTCCGGCGCGCGCGCCCGGCGGCGAACCGCCGGCAATCATCAGACGGCGGACGCTAGTTCCACCGCTTGCGGATGATGACGAGTGAGACCACCAGGAACGTGGCCATCGCGGCGTTCATCGCAACTTCGAGACCCATGTTGACCCCCCTGTTCCAACCGGCGCCATCCTTGAGCCGGTGCATCAACCGAAGGAACAGAAGAGCAAGGAGAGTGCCACACGTGCTCGTGCGCGTAACTTGTTGGAATATCTAGAAATAGTTCTATGCTGGGGGTTGCCGGAGGACTCGCTGGACCAGTCGAAGTTACTTCAAGTATTACGAAAAGTGCGGATGGCTATTGGATGTAGCCCAGGGAACGTAGCGCGTCCTTCGATGCGGCGTCGAGTTCCGCGGCTTCGCGGCGAACGCGGGGATGGTCGCGGTCAAAGGCCCTCTGCAACTCGCCGAGCGACTCGCCCCAAGGTGGCCGTTGGTCCGTCAAATCGAACATCTCCCCGGGGTCGACGGCTAGATCGTACAATTCGGTGCGTTCGCGATTTCGGTCGACCATGCGTTTTTGCATCCCTTGGCGAACGGAACTGAGCGCCACATCGATGCCGTGAAGATTCGCGTCGACGTCCGCGAATAACGCTCCCGGCGTCGCCGACTCGTCGGTTAGGCGCGCCCAATCGCGAGAGCCCTGCTTCGGGGCGACGCGGGCCAGTTCCTCAAACACCCCCGGCAGATCGACGAGGCTGATGGGACGATTGACGACCGCGCCCTGCGGCAGATCGGGACCCGTCACGATGAGCGGAATGCGGACCTCTTCCTGATAGAGCGAATACCCGTGCAACAGGCCGCCGTGCTCGCGGAACTGCTCGCCGTGATCGGAGAGGAAGACGACGACCGTATTGCGGTCGAGACCGCGCCTGATGAGCGACACGAACAGACGGCCGAGCTGGTCATCCAGATAACGCACCTCGGCGTCGTAGAGCGCTCGGTACGTGGCGAACGCCGCACGGTCCTCGGTGAGCTCGAGGTCGGTGCCGTCATATCCGTAGCGAAAGTGCGGAACGGGCGTGCGCACGAATTTTTTCTTGTACGCCTCGGGCGGACTATACGGTGCGTGCGGATCGAAAAAATGTACCCAGGCGAGAAAGGGACGATCATTGGGGAGTCGCTCGAAAAAGCGATCGACGACCCGCGCGGCGCGATCGGAACGGATCATCGCGCGCTCTTGCGATACGCCGAGCGCGACCGCCGGCAGATACCCCGCCATGAAGTAGGCCGCGTCAGTGGCATGAGTTCGGTCGTCGAAGCTCGCGAATCCCTGTCCGAAGCCGAAGTGCTGCTTGAGAATCGGATTGGCGACCACGGCGAAAGTGTCGTAACCCATCGCGCGGAATCGTTCCGGGATGGTCTCGACGGACTCGTCGAGGTTGCCGACCAAGGCGTTGACGCCGTGTTCGCGTGGGGAGAGCCCGGTCCAGAGCGTCGCCATCGCGGGGCGCGTCCAGGAACTCGTCGAGGTCACATCCGCAAAACGCACCCCCCGCGACGCGAGGCGGTCGATCACCGGCGTTGGGTTGTCGGGATTTCCGTAGCAACCCAGCGCGTCGGCGCGCAGCGTGTCGGCAACGATCACGAGCAGGTTTCGCGCCCCGGGGGGCGGCGCGTTGCTCGACGGTGGGACGGCGGATTGGGGGTGATGCAGCGTGTAGTTCGCGCGGTAGTGGTGATCGCTCTCGTTATGCGTCTGCACCCAATGCGCCGTATAGACCGCGAACGGGATTAGCAGGAGTCCGGCCAAGCCCGAGCGCCGGCCCGACTTCGCGCGCATCGTGAAGGCAGTGAGCGCCGCGCAGGCGACGATCGACGCAACCACGACCGCGATCGACCGCACGTTCAGGTGCGTTCCGAGTCCGTGGCGATTGAGCAGCCAGCGCGAGCCCCACAGACCCCACTGGACGAAGGTGAGAATGCCGATCGGGAACAGAAAGCGGGAGAACGGAGGTCGAGTGACCAGGGCCGCGCCGAGGCCCGCGCCGATCACCATCTCCATCGCGATGGCCGCGAACGCGTGGCGCCAGACGAGATGGAACGCACCGGGGGGCGCGCCGGCGCGCGCGACGGTCAGTTCGATCGTCGCGAGCGTCAAAGCGGCCGCGGCGCCGATGGCCGCGGACGTCATGCCCGCCGATACGCGCATCTACTGCGAAAACACCTCAAACTGTTCGATGTGGAAACTCGGCTGATCCTTGATGATGATCATCTTGCCGAGCTTGCGTTCCAGTTCCTCGACGCCGCTGCGTTCCTCTTCGTAGAACATGTCCGCGATGTCCGGATGCACGTGCACGACGAGCGACGGTTCGCCCGTTCGGCGCGCCTCGCGGTGCATGGCCCGGAAGACCTCGGAGCACACCGTGGCGCGGCCCTTGACGAATCCGCGCCCGTCGCAATACGGGCACGGCTCGGACAGCAGCCGCAGGATGTTCTCCCGGGTGCGTTTGCGCGTCATCTGCACAAGGCCCAGTTCCGAAATCTTCAGCACGTTGGTGCGGGCCTTATC
Proteins encoded in this region:
- a CDS encoding M23 family metallopeptidase, with the translated sequence MNGSMHFPGTSGRKILAAIGFAWLAVSLSLANAQEGPSGRDVGGATPAATPAPTPDLTEKARSNDRRFLFRRDDFYVARVVVDRSLLASLIELMPDNVGLARQLASSSQEILRHALDTQRQMARGDAAIMVFKDPGQTQAVRLYGLRYESAALGRAVMGYYFWEPNRSAPEYFDENGNAYLPRLRRSPIEGYTRLGRLFGQGNATFTEILADKGTEVVAPFPSRVVRVNWRPKEQGDCVELEYLGTGVFATFAGLESVSIKVTAGAELDAGALIAKVGALATGQPTGLRYELRSAPGDDAPRIDPFAFHLSDPYRMNATNLALFRIVKTKIDELFGAAIDRAKAPDESPTPAAAD
- a CDS encoding RND family transporter — encoded protein: MRFPVEWILRNAPVVIAATVALTIASCVAATGVVFDFNMENLLPDRHPERVVYEEFQKQFGEDDATYLLAVEATDVFAADVLRDVRDLSLEFRNHPAVEEVLSLTTFMFPRVAGDQIDIRPFVEVVPDDPATLETLRAEALANPFLPENLVSKDTKTTAIAVRLRSTSNNHEARAEFETWFRERMAAYAKPDRAFHLGGTPVLRTAYIHYAQLNILIFTPLVILMLIVVLWFTQRSAAGVLLPLATVAAATLMTVALMRLTGVTINLLTNVVPSIILVYGISDAIHLMVKYKEEYAQVPDRRRALISTTRKIVIACFWTSATTAVGFGSLFTSSNKVVREFGFITAAGVMIAYIINVVFVPAVLSRIAPPTPERTRAFDHGTVAEMLRRITDLVIRRPKPIVGIGVGLMLVAALGAAMIEREYYFMQDLRPETEIRQSYEYLDRHLGSAVPFEISVKSRSGRPVTDPAVLREIDRIATRMREIPEMGKVLSLAEFVKEMQRLLGGGGADVYRIPETREAVSQSLLLYSMSSPDPTAPYMTFDETTARISARTPDMGQRRFDAVSKELRRFVASDIDPDLDVHITGAGPMIVVLVDRLVIDMVTSLLSAFGIIFFMMWFEFRSLGLSGLSMIPNLIPLVYVAGLMGFAGVTLNPTTAVTFCIALGIAVDDTIHFLVRFRYEYAQDEHHANAVRRSMRGTGRAMVFTSVVLVMGYLVLVTSNFKANRDFGWLSALMIAIALLADLFVTPALILLAKPKIRHRDREPEV
- a CDS encoding sulfatase encodes the protein MRVSAGMTSAAIGAAAALTLATIELTVARAGAPPGAFHLVWRHAFAAIAMEMVIGAGLGAALVTRPPFSRFLFPIGILTFVQWGLWGSRWLLNRHGLGTHLNVRSIAVVVASIVACAALTAFTMRAKSGRRSGLAGLLLIPFAVYTAHWVQTHNESDHHYRANYTLHHPQSAVPPSSNAPPPGARNLLVIVADTLRADALGCYGNPDNPTPVIDRLASRGVRFADVTSTSSWTRPAMATLWTGLSPREHGVNALVGNLDESVETIPERFRAMGYDTFAVVANPILKQHFGFGQGFASFDDRTHATDAAYFMAGYLPAVALGVSQERAMIRSDRAARVVDRFFERLPNDRPFLAWVHFFDPHAPYSPPEAYKKKFVRTPVPHFRYGYDGTDLELTEDRAAFATYRALYDAEVRYLDDQLGRLFVSLIRRGLDRNTVVVFLSDHGEQFREHGGLLHGYSLYQEEVRIPLIVTGPDLPQGAVVNRPISLVDLPGVFEELARVAPKQGSRDWARLTDESATPGALFADVDANLHGIDVALSSVRQGMQKRMVDRNRERTELYDLAVDPGEMFDLTDQRPPWGESLGELQRAFDRDHPRVRREAAELDAASKDALRSLGYIQ